A DNA window from Robbsia sp. KACC 23696 contains the following coding sequences:
- a CDS encoding sugar transferase, with protein sequence MRAIDVLIIIATGYIAGFIVFANKTGTVAPVYQFLTIFCAFYAFTLFEYFKLYLSWRGKPVVTMCAQVLGAWGSVWLVGIFTAYLLHLSGDLSRAWALIWLTSAGGLLALSRVVSQLILQRIRSNGLNKKSVFIVGYDAHGQEFHRQSEKSSAFGYRVIGCYDSQSDKTLAQIGDTGPSVPLLNQIATIRPFLAENKVDEVWLTLSLDAYAEMKTILAQLHALPVEIRWMPDASMMSFISHRTSEIFGHLTIDMNHTPAPGVQGYLKEVFDRSLATFLTLLASPTLIALALAVRVSSPGPVFYGHTRIGANGKRFKVYKFRSMVTNSQEVLEHLLATDPVARAEWEADHKLRNDPRITKIGKFLRATSLDELPQLFNVIRGEMSLVGPRPIVDAEVIKYGNAIHYYYAARPGITGLWQVSGRNDVTYTSRVRLDAHYVMTWSLMRDLTILFRTIGVVFGRKGAY encoded by the coding sequence ATGCGTGCCATCGACGTTTTGATCATCATTGCCACCGGCTATATCGCAGGCTTTATTGTTTTCGCAAATAAAACTGGAACTGTCGCACCTGTCTACCAGTTCCTCACGATCTTTTGCGCTTTCTACGCATTCACGCTATTCGAATACTTCAAGCTGTATTTGAGCTGGCGCGGCAAGCCCGTAGTGACCATGTGCGCACAAGTGCTTGGCGCGTGGGGATCGGTATGGCTCGTGGGTATCTTCACTGCTTACCTGCTCCACCTCAGCGGCGACCTCTCGCGCGCGTGGGCGTTGATTTGGCTGACTTCCGCTGGTGGCTTGCTCGCACTAAGCCGCGTCGTATCCCAGTTGATACTTCAACGGATCCGCAGCAACGGTCTGAACAAAAAGTCCGTGTTTATCGTCGGCTACGACGCACACGGACAGGAATTCCACCGCCAATCCGAGAAATCTTCGGCGTTCGGCTATCGCGTCATTGGCTGCTACGACAGTCAGTCAGACAAAACGCTCGCGCAAATTGGCGACACCGGACCGAGCGTTCCGCTGCTGAATCAAATTGCAACGATCCGTCCCTTCCTGGCAGAAAACAAAGTCGACGAAGTCTGGTTGACGTTGTCGCTGGATGCCTACGCGGAAATGAAGACGATTCTCGCGCAGCTGCATGCACTGCCGGTTGAGATTCGTTGGATGCCGGACGCGTCGATGATGAGCTTTATCTCGCATCGCACCAGCGAGATCTTCGGTCACTTGACGATCGATATGAATCACACGCCGGCACCCGGCGTGCAAGGCTACCTGAAGGAAGTGTTCGATCGCAGCTTGGCCACTTTCTTGACGCTGCTGGCTTCCCCGACGCTGATTGCGCTGGCCCTGGCCGTCCGCGTCAGCTCCCCGGGCCCTGTGTTCTACGGCCACACGCGTATCGGCGCCAACGGCAAACGCTTCAAGGTCTACAAGTTCCGCTCGATGGTGACGAACTCGCAAGAAGTGCTGGAGCACCTTCTCGCGACGGACCCTGTTGCACGAGCCGAATGGGAAGCCGACCACAAGCTGCGCAACGATCCACGCATCACGAAGATCGGCAAGTTCCTGCGCGCGACCAGCCTGGACGAACTCCCTCAGCTGTTCAACGTGATCCGCGGTGAAATGAGTCTGGTCGGTCCACGTCCGATCGTCGATGCCGAAGTGATCAAGTACGGTAACGCCATCCACTATTACTACGCGGCTCGCCCTGGCATCACGGGTCTGTGGCAAGTCAGCGGCCGTAACGACGTGACCTACACCTCCCGCGTTCGCCTGGACGCGCACTATGTGATGACTTGGTCCCTGATGCGCGACTTGACCATCCTGTTCCGTACCATCGGCGTGGTGTTCGGCCGGAAAGGCGCCTACTAA
- a CDS encoding glycosyltransferase codes for MHKDVVQIPMAIAREDDFQVKIVTATNSDVSELESLDSIQLVRVATTASKFLQFIAIIAYLLKNARLIDVLNLYHSGKPTMIYVFIYKFINQKGFCYIKLDLDHVVAVKNESLFEKRKTIPFIFYFLFSEKFKSDVNLFSIESIESLMLLRQKDKIKEDKCILVRNGVSDIEIAVGALKEATKEKLIVQVGRIGTYQKNTELFLDAIPCIFGSEWRAKIVGPISKDFENIADKFFRKNPLARAHVEFVGSVNSREEYYKLLASSRIFCQTSRWEGTPLVIGEAAVCGNLIISTDVSGLEMVRDGRIPGLVVCQDDVKSFREALEKSLNEVESMPTFNCINTELCVAFSWNVIVNSLLIIFRKHFDR; via the coding sequence GTGCATAAAGATGTCGTTCAGATCCCCATGGCAATAGCTCGTGAGGATGATTTTCAGGTGAAAATTGTCACCGCTACTAATTCTGACGTAAGCGAATTAGAAAGTTTGGACTCAATTCAGCTCGTTCGAGTTGCCACAACTGCGTCTAAATTTTTGCAGTTCATTGCGATAATTGCGTATTTGTTAAAGAATGCTAGATTAATTGATGTTTTGAATTTATATCACAGCGGAAAACCAACTATGATATATGTTTTTATTTATAAATTTATTAACCAAAAAGGATTTTGCTACATAAAGTTGGATTTGGATCATGTGGTTGCCGTAAAAAATGAAAGCCTATTTGAAAAGAGAAAAACTATCCCTTTTATATTTTATTTTTTGTTCTCTGAAAAATTTAAAAGTGATGTAAATTTATTTTCGATCGAATCAATCGAGTCATTAATGTTGTTGCGTCAAAAAGATAAGATCAAAGAAGATAAATGCATCTTAGTCAGGAATGGTGTAAGTGACATCGAAATCGCGGTAGGTGCATTGAAAGAAGCAACCAAAGAAAAATTGATTGTACAGGTGGGGCGCATTGGCACCTACCAAAAAAATACCGAGTTATTTCTCGATGCTATTCCATGTATTTTTGGCAGCGAGTGGCGGGCTAAGATTGTCGGTCCAATATCTAAAGATTTTGAGAACATCGCAGATAAATTTTTTAGAAAAAATCCCCTTGCTCGTGCACATGTAGAGTTTGTGGGATCCGTAAACAGTCGGGAAGAATATTACAAACTGCTAGCTTCTAGCCGCATTTTTTGTCAAACCTCTAGATGGGAGGGAACGCCACTTGTCATCGGAGAGGCTGCTGTTTGCGGAAATTTAATTATATCAACCGACGTATCAGGCTTAGAGATGGTACGGGACGGAAGAATTCCCGGGTTGGTTGTGTGCCAGGATGATGTTAAATCGTTTAGAGAAGCATTGGAAAAATCTTTAAATGAAGTTGAATCGATGCCAACTTTTAACTGCATTAATACTGAACTTTGCGTTGCATTTTCCTGGAATGTGATTGTCAACTCTTTGCTTATTATTTTTCGAAAGCATTTTGATAGATAA
- a CDS encoding SDR family NAD(P)-dependent oxidoreductase: MGYSILVTGAAYGHGLLAARELALAGHTVYACVPELNDLRATHIEKVANWAIQHGVDLRIIELNVQSDASVERGVAQIIDAGQSLDVVIHGASHMAFGPAEAFTPEQMHLLFDINVVGCQRVNRAVLPYLRKQGRGYLIWIGSLVMHMGTPPFLAPYFAAKAAMDVLAESYSTELAKWGIETTIIVPGSFTRTMNRLANAETPNDIAVGDAYLAGPYSGVPDKVLIGFIGMESDDVEPRTVAREIVRVVDLPFGTRPFRAHVGPSPGGTTARIAAAETMRQEILDAMGLGDLISPAPES; this comes from the coding sequence ATGGGCTATTCGATTCTCGTGACGGGAGCTGCATACGGACATGGCTTACTGGCGGCGCGCGAGCTGGCGCTGGCGGGTCATACCGTGTATGCCTGCGTGCCTGAATTGAACGATCTGCGGGCGACGCACATCGAGAAAGTAGCCAATTGGGCCATTCAGCATGGTGTCGATCTGCGGATCATCGAGCTGAATGTGCAGTCCGACGCGTCCGTGGAACGTGGCGTTGCGCAAATCATCGACGCCGGCCAGTCATTGGATGTCGTAATCCATGGCGCGAGTCATATGGCGTTCGGGCCCGCGGAGGCTTTTACCCCCGAGCAGATGCATCTGCTCTTCGACATTAATGTGGTTGGTTGTCAGCGGGTCAACCGCGCGGTCTTGCCCTATCTGCGGAAGCAGGGACGGGGCTATCTCATCTGGATTGGATCGCTGGTGATGCACATGGGCACGCCGCCGTTCCTGGCGCCGTACTTCGCCGCAAAGGCCGCGATGGATGTTCTGGCGGAGTCGTATTCGACGGAGCTGGCGAAATGGGGCATCGAGACCACCATCATCGTTCCCGGCTCGTTCACGAGAACCATGAATCGCTTGGCGAATGCCGAAACGCCTAATGATATTGCCGTGGGGGATGCCTATCTCGCGGGTCCCTATTCGGGGGTGCCGGATAAGGTGTTGATCGGTTTCATCGGCATGGAAAGCGACGATGTGGAACCCAGGACAGTCGCCAGGGAAATCGTGCGGGTGGTGGATCTGCCATTTGGCACGCGTCCGTTTCGTGCGCATGTCGGCCCATCTCCTGGCGGCACTACCGCGCGCATTGCTGCCGCGGAAACGATGCGTCAGGAGATCCTCGATGCAATGGGCTTAGGGGATTTGATTTCGCCGGCGCCGGAAAGTTGA
- a CDS encoding GNVR domain-containing protein produces MISNHSPAELFEKRPTHFIDIILLVGRHKKPLFAGAVVGCVLGIATAYSLPKRYTASAVILPPQPEKTALSGLDALGDGLDLSGALGAKNSNGMFIGLLQSNTLQNLVSKENNLKSYFNANNDQDVSKILEKNVEISTDKKTGFILISVKDRSPAIAATLANSYVKELQVMLGTVAMTDAQQRHVFYENEIKKNQAKLSLDQSQLDSAMRNSGFVSLEGQVTSVIRDTATLQAKIADGEVQLSSLNTYATDENPDVIKLKAKINALKRQLSQLETGNDDVQKSGGDLSAISTGRLVREIKYDESVIDQMRKQLEIAKIDEAKQGAFVQQIDMAVPPIRATSPQKMLVISIALLIGSTLGLVFSLFKTSFSDSEDFREKIGSLRKAWSWK; encoded by the coding sequence ATGATCTCAAATCATAGTCCTGCCGAATTATTCGAAAAGCGACCGACCCACTTCATTGATATCATTTTGTTAGTCGGGCGGCATAAAAAGCCGCTATTTGCAGGAGCTGTCGTTGGATGCGTACTAGGTATCGCGACAGCGTATTCGTTGCCTAAAAGATATACGGCAAGCGCAGTAATTTTGCCTCCGCAGCCTGAAAAAACGGCGCTTAGTGGTCTAGATGCTCTTGGAGATGGTCTCGACTTAAGCGGAGCGTTGGGTGCAAAAAATTCAAATGGTATGTTCATAGGGCTTCTGCAAAGCAATACTTTGCAAAACTTAGTTTCAAAAGAGAATAACTTAAAGTCTTATTTCAACGCAAATAACGATCAAGATGTGTCGAAGATTTTAGAAAAAAATGTTGAAATTTCTACCGACAAAAAAACTGGATTTATCCTAATATCCGTTAAGGATCGATCACCTGCTATAGCTGCAACTTTGGCGAATTCATATGTTAAGGAATTGCAGGTAATGTTAGGAACCGTTGCGATGACGGACGCACAACAACGTCACGTTTTTTACGAAAATGAAATTAAAAAAAACCAAGCGAAACTGTCGCTCGATCAGAGCCAGCTAGATAGCGCAATGAGGAATAGTGGTTTTGTTAGTTTGGAGGGTCAAGTTACATCGGTGATTCGCGATACGGCAACATTGCAAGCTAAAATAGCCGATGGCGAAGTCCAGTTGTCCTCCCTCAATACCTATGCGACCGATGAAAATCCGGATGTCATTAAATTAAAAGCAAAAATCAACGCATTGAAAAGACAACTTTCGCAACTGGAAACAGGCAACGACGATGTTCAAAAATCCGGCGGCGACCTAAGCGCTATTTCAACAGGGCGACTTGTCCGCGAAATCAAGTACGACGAATCCGTGATTGATCAAATGCGGAAACAATTAGAAATTGCAAAGATTGATGAAGCTAAACAAGGTGCTTTTGTTCAGCAGATAGATATGGCGGTTCCGCCTATACGAGCAACATCGCCTCAAAAAATGCTTGTAATATCGATCGCCTTATTGATCGGATCGACTTTAGGCTTGGTTTTTTCGCTATTTAAAACATCATTTTCTGATTCAGAAGATTTTAGGGAAAAAATTGGCAGTCTTCGTAAGGCTTGGAGTTGGAAGTGA
- a CDS encoding SLBB domain-containing protein, which produces MQKAIVKIQNLNGKNSLKSIRILLCGVNAFLAIAFPLHASAEGTEDVPPIPIWMQNSADSPTVPAKLQAQATSKAQTSNNGGRGSVVLNDINTGASIPSVSQSSVSTVGSLPDIPNAFQRFVTDTTGQSLPIFGQNLFQGVNGRAFGAIDNIPAPSNYIIGPGDEIHLQVWGGVDADLVLVVDRNGQINIPKIGTITVTGSPASGLNGLLKREIGRVFSLFEVAASLGKLKSIQIYVVGQARRPGAYTVSSLSTLVNALFASGGPGPNGTMRHIELRRGGSLITSLDLYGFITKGAADGDVHLLPGDIIVIPPAGPRVALLGALDTPGVYELKSPQEPLGQVLGYAGGTTALTSMDKVSIERVDDPTLTAPSRSVMSRSLDASGLSSVIKDGDVITLQKINPDFTNAITLRGNVAAPLRYPFKKGMHLSDLLPEPAALLTPDYFKRKNVLVQMDSIDTKGDQSTRPELRQIHSLADEPNWNYAVIERMNSKLLTTELIPFNLGAVVHKTDPSQNLALQPGDIVTIFGNRDMRLPQADHTRLVRVDGEVRAAGVYELQPGDTVQSVLRRAGGVTAEAYLYGTEFTREQTKVQQQANLAEAINRVDQQSGAKLAALTANLSSPGSSDGLATQLARQQQQQIARLRDLHPNGRVSLELSTQTHTIADLPDLPLENGDAIYVPPMPAFVTVVGAVNNENALIWKPNRTVADVLNVAGVQRDIADIRAAFILRADGSVFSESSASWLRSFKSTKLMPGDTVIVPEQVDPRSPMTKFMAGLKDWTQVFANFGLGAAAITVLK; this is translated from the coding sequence ATGCAAAAAGCAATTGTTAAAATTCAAAACCTTAACGGCAAAAATAGTTTGAAATCCATAAGAATTCTGTTATGTGGAGTCAACGCTTTTTTGGCAATAGCTTTCCCGTTACATGCGTCGGCAGAGGGCACGGAAGATGTGCCTCCAATCCCGATTTGGATGCAAAATAGTGCGGATTCGCCGACGGTCCCAGCTAAATTGCAAGCGCAAGCAACGAGCAAAGCTCAAACATCGAATAATGGAGGGCGCGGCTCCGTAGTCTTAAATGATATCAACACCGGTGCATCCATTCCGAGTGTGTCCCAGTCTTCGGTATCGACGGTAGGAAGTTTGCCCGATATCCCAAATGCTTTTCAACGATTTGTTACGGATACTACGGGGCAAAGTTTACCGATTTTTGGGCAAAATTTATTTCAAGGTGTTAATGGTCGAGCTTTTGGTGCAATTGATAATATTCCGGCGCCGTCGAACTATATCATTGGTCCAGGAGACGAGATTCATTTGCAAGTTTGGGGCGGAGTCGACGCGGATTTAGTACTAGTCGTCGATCGAAATGGCCAAATAAATATTCCTAAGATCGGTACAATTACCGTTACTGGTTCCCCTGCGTCGGGACTTAATGGTCTGTTGAAAAGAGAGATTGGACGTGTCTTCAGCCTTTTCGAAGTGGCCGCATCGTTAGGGAAACTAAAATCAATACAAATTTACGTGGTTGGGCAGGCACGGAGACCCGGTGCATATACCGTCTCAAGTTTGTCAACTTTAGTAAATGCTTTGTTCGCAAGTGGCGGCCCGGGGCCGAACGGTACTATGCGACACATAGAGTTGCGCCGAGGCGGGAGTTTGATTACCTCTCTTGATCTTTACGGATTCATTACAAAGGGGGCCGCTGATGGTGACGTACATCTTCTTCCCGGAGACATAATTGTTATTCCGCCCGCCGGTCCGCGGGTTGCTCTGCTTGGAGCTTTGGACACGCCTGGGGTTTATGAGTTGAAAAGTCCGCAAGAGCCTTTGGGGCAAGTACTCGGCTATGCAGGAGGAACTACTGCATTGACAAGTATGGACAAGGTATCTATTGAACGAGTGGACGACCCAACATTGACTGCACCGTCACGAAGTGTGATGAGCCGGAGTCTCGACGCTAGCGGACTGTCCAGCGTGATAAAAGACGGCGACGTAATTACACTTCAAAAAATCAATCCAGATTTTACTAACGCAATTACGTTGCGAGGTAACGTCGCTGCACCGTTACGTTATCCATTCAAAAAAGGCATGCACCTGTCAGATTTACTTCCCGAGCCAGCGGCACTTCTGACACCAGATTATTTCAAGCGGAAAAATGTGCTTGTTCAGATGGATAGTATTGATACGAAGGGCGATCAATCAACAAGGCCTGAGCTTCGCCAAATCCATAGTCTGGCGGATGAGCCCAACTGGAATTATGCTGTAATTGAGCGTATGAATTCGAAGCTATTAACTACTGAGTTGATTCCGTTCAATCTTGGGGCTGTTGTTCATAAAACTGATCCGAGCCAAAATCTCGCTTTACAGCCGGGTGACATTGTTACCATATTTGGGAATCGCGACATGCGGCTACCACAGGCTGATCATACGCGTTTAGTCCGGGTGGACGGAGAGGTACGCGCCGCTGGGGTATATGAACTGCAGCCGGGTGACACGGTACAGTCCGTACTTCGGCGAGCTGGCGGCGTAACGGCTGAAGCATACCTCTATGGAACAGAATTTACGAGAGAGCAGACCAAGGTTCAGCAGCAGGCGAATCTTGCGGAGGCGATAAATCGCGTAGATCAACAATCTGGAGCGAAATTAGCCGCGCTAACCGCAAACCTCTCGTCGCCGGGATCAAGCGATGGCTTAGCAACACAGCTCGCTCGGCAACAACAGCAGCAAATAGCAAGATTGCGTGACTTGCATCCTAATGGCCGGGTATCCCTGGAGCTAAGCACCCAGACGCATACAATCGCAGACCTTCCGGATCTCCCGTTGGAAAATGGAGATGCGATATATGTGCCCCCTATGCCTGCATTTGTGACGGTTGTTGGCGCGGTGAATAACGAGAACGCTTTAATTTGGAAACCTAATCGCACAGTCGCAGATGTTCTAAATGTTGCTGGTGTTCAACGTGACATCGCAGATATTCGCGCTGCGTTCATCCTTCGCGCGGACGGAAGCGTGTTCTCGGAGAGCTCAGCTTCGTGGCTTCGATCCTTTAAATCGACCAAACTGATGCCCGGCGACACCGTAATTGTTCCGGAGCAAGTGGACCCCCGATCTCCGATGACCAAGTTCATGGCTGGGTTAAAAGATTGGACTCAGGTATTCGCGAATTTCGGTCTCGGCGCGGCTGCCATAACCGTTTTGAAATAA
- a CDS encoding YjbH domain-containing protein, whose protein sequence is MRIKSVKKQPRLALLMTGLLASVFAPMARADQIATIATPIRLGDWLVSAEAKSALAGSTDADMPPFLAGVVWQSHREIAQQEIARQKLIHDIQSSITGDPSQFWQASRVAALIDGFPATGRVPLKNADPRWLQGNPSSDPLLEPGDVVRLPDRPKTVTVVRTTGSLCVIPYQVNAEARHYVGLCDTHETAPRAWIGQPDGSVANADIARWNNEAQVLPAPGAWIWAPNEDEHWSDALSERIASFFASQGVSDDNPRFRPTVPTPVPSPSDVSRSYEVRPTSSDWGDVGVLQTPSARMSPVGSASFSASTVNPYIRLNVMFQPLEWLEFGFRYTEITNVRYNPGIDFGGTQGYKDKSVDVKIRLLKETKFRPAVAVGIRDLGGTGIFSGEYLVASKRYGAFDWSLGLGWGYLGSRGMFENPLTPLSAKFNTRGSSSGAGSVGTSYFRGPTSLFGGVQYQTPWDPLILKLEFDGNNYQSEPFGNKFKDRSPFNVGFVYKAGRNLHLSVAFERGSRLMFGLAIHGNLSQASFPKFGDLTARSSRISQSQSDGSPILASENAPSSDNSNFDSVSPEAKKMVVQPLSQQSVGEFKQVRWKTLSDDLTTELGWHVADVRSDGDTLIVSIDDPNAFYLHAPIEKATAILNRDAPSDIKTFRLEMRQSGMPIADFAVDRNSWVAAKTRLLPPSDRKDVSSSVPLSRGHDGEIPLVYNNPPKWFTGSIGPGYQQSFGGPDGFLFAISAAANGQARLTQTSWITGTVNLNLIDNYSRYKSDSYSALPKVRTDVRQYVTSSRLTLPNLQVTKVGRVGASNFYSVYGGLLESMFAGVGAEWLYRPYGSRLAIGVDGNEVRQRGFRQDFAMLPYRTFTGHVTAYWDTGWNGVQANVSFGRYLAKDTGISVDISRAFQNGVRIGIYATKTNISAAEFGEGSFDKGIYMSFPFDMILTRSSDSIGRATWAPVLRDGGAKLARHYSLYEMTNLSDLKSIWYAPPTANRQPPTANRQPPTADR, encoded by the coding sequence ATGCGAATTAAGTCGGTAAAAAAGCAGCCGCGTCTTGCTTTGTTGATGACCGGATTGTTGGCCAGTGTTTTCGCTCCGATGGCGCGTGCCGATCAAATTGCAACGATTGCGACGCCCATTCGGTTGGGTGATTGGTTAGTGAGTGCAGAAGCGAAATCGGCGTTGGCTGGCTCGACGGATGCGGACATGCCGCCGTTTCTCGCTGGCGTTGTCTGGCAATCCCACCGCGAAATTGCACAGCAGGAGATCGCGCGCCAAAAACTCATTCACGATATACAAAGCTCGATAACTGGCGATCCGTCGCAGTTTTGGCAAGCAAGTCGGGTCGCGGCGTTGATCGACGGTTTTCCCGCTACAGGGCGTGTTCCGCTTAAGAACGCTGATCCTCGGTGGCTACAAGGTAACCCGTCATCTGATCCCTTGTTGGAGCCCGGCGACGTTGTTCGCCTTCCGGACCGACCTAAGACCGTTACCGTGGTTCGCACAACTGGATCTTTGTGCGTCATTCCTTATCAGGTAAATGCCGAAGCGCGCCATTATGTCGGATTGTGTGACACGCATGAGACTGCACCTCGAGCGTGGATAGGTCAACCTGACGGCTCGGTAGCGAATGCTGATATTGCGCGATGGAATAACGAGGCACAGGTACTGCCAGCGCCAGGGGCGTGGATATGGGCGCCAAACGAAGATGAGCATTGGTCCGATGCGCTCTCGGAGCGTATCGCTTCTTTTTTCGCAAGCCAAGGTGTCAGCGACGATAACCCGCGATTCCGTCCAACAGTTCCTACGCCAGTCCCGTCCCCTAGTGACGTATCGCGCTCTTACGAGGTGCGCCCGACTAGTAGTGATTGGGGCGATGTGGGTGTCTTGCAAACCCCGTCAGCACGGATGTCGCCCGTGGGCTCTGCATCGTTCAGTGCTAGCACCGTTAATCCCTACATCCGGCTGAACGTGATGTTTCAGCCGCTGGAGTGGCTGGAGTTTGGATTTCGATATACGGAAATCACCAATGTGCGTTACAACCCCGGGATCGATTTTGGTGGCACGCAGGGCTATAAAGATAAGAGCGTTGATGTAAAGATTCGATTGCTTAAAGAGACGAAGTTCCGACCAGCTGTGGCTGTCGGGATTCGCGACTTGGGTGGTACTGGTATCTTTTCCGGTGAGTATCTGGTCGCTAGCAAGCGATATGGTGCTTTCGATTGGAGCTTAGGCCTTGGTTGGGGGTATTTGGGTAGCCGTGGCATGTTCGAGAACCCGTTGACACCGCTTTCTGCGAAATTCAATACGCGAGGCAGCAGCAGCGGGGCAGGCTCCGTCGGAACATCGTATTTCCGAGGTCCAACATCGCTGTTTGGAGGTGTCCAATATCAGACGCCTTGGGATCCTTTGATCCTGAAACTTGAATTCGACGGGAACAACTACCAAAGCGAGCCGTTCGGCAACAAATTCAAAGACCGTAGTCCCTTCAACGTGGGATTTGTTTACAAAGCTGGCCGCAATCTTCATCTCAGCGTTGCTTTTGAGCGTGGATCACGGCTGATGTTCGGTCTTGCGATCCACGGAAACCTGAGCCAGGCGTCCTTCCCGAAATTTGGAGATCTGACGGCGCGCTCGTCCCGGATTTCTCAATCGCAATCCGACGGTAGTCCAATCTTGGCTAGCGAAAATGCACCAAGTAGCGACAATTCGAATTTTGATTCCGTAAGCCCGGAAGCCAAGAAGATGGTAGTGCAGCCCCTTAGCCAACAGAGCGTCGGCGAATTCAAGCAAGTACGCTGGAAAACCCTGTCAGATGATCTGACTACTGAACTTGGTTGGCACGTCGCAGACGTCCGGAGCGATGGTGACACGCTAATCGTTTCTATTGATGACCCAAATGCTTTCTATTTACATGCACCAATTGAGAAAGCTACGGCGATACTAAACCGGGACGCCCCTTCTGACATAAAGACATTCCGTTTGGAGATGCGCCAGAGCGGCATGCCGATCGCGGATTTCGCTGTTGATAGAAATTCGTGGGTCGCGGCTAAGACCCGTCTGCTTCCCCCGAGTGATCGAAAAGACGTATCGTCTAGCGTTCCCTTGAGTCGAGGACACGACGGTGAAATCCCGCTTGTTTATAACAATCCGCCGAAATGGTTCACCGGTTCCATTGGGCCAGGATACCAACAATCATTCGGTGGCCCGGATGGATTCCTGTTTGCGATTTCAGCTGCCGCGAACGGACAAGCGCGCCTCACGCAAACGTCTTGGATCACAGGAACTGTCAATCTGAACTTGATCGACAACTATAGCCGGTACAAATCGGATAGCTACAGCGCTTTGCCAAAGGTCCGTACGGATGTACGCCAGTATGTTACGAGTTCCCGACTGACGCTACCGAACCTGCAGGTAACTAAAGTAGGTCGCGTTGGAGCGAGCAATTTTTATAGCGTTTACGGTGGCTTGCTGGAGAGCATGTTTGCGGGGGTGGGGGCTGAGTGGCTGTATCGCCCATATGGTAGTCGCCTGGCAATTGGCGTGGATGGGAACGAGGTGAGGCAACGTGGTTTCCGGCAAGATTTCGCGATGCTTCCGTACCGGACATTCACGGGACATGTCACAGCATACTGGGATACAGGTTGGAATGGGGTTCAAGCTAATGTTAGCTTCGGTCGGTATCTCGCTAAAGACACAGGGATAAGCGTCGATATATCGCGCGCTTTTCAAAATGGGGTTCGAATTGGTATTTATGCAACGAAAACGAATATCTCAGCCGCGGAATTTGGCGAGGGTAGTTTCGACAAAGGTATATATATGTCGTTTCCATTCGACATGATACTTACGAGATCGAGCGACAGCATTGGACGTGCGACTTGGGCCCCAGTACTACGTGACGGCGGAGCCAAGCTCGCTCGACATTATAGTTTGTATGAAATGACAAATTTAAGCGACCTCAAAAGCATATGGTATGCACCGCCAACCGCCAACCGCCAACCGCCAACCGCCAACCGCCAACCGCCAACCGCTGACCGATGA
- a CDS encoding lytic transglycosylase domain-containing protein produces MPKVFWVAPRAASALRLSPGLSRVISLTLSTPFALAALLSCATLAVPRFAQADCVLDAAKYHKVNPTILLGIAIVESRMRANATNVNTNGSTDMGMMQINSIHLPELQRYGVKASDLYDGCKNVYTGAWILRKQMDKYGNSWQAIGSYHSATPTFRDAYALRVRNTVQWLIKNGYAYASDMPKNARPIESAPMKRATTKTTTATADKPLG; encoded by the coding sequence ATGCCAAAGGTATTTTGGGTCGCGCCGCGTGCTGCCTCCGCGTTGCGCCTGTCACCCGGTTTGTCGCGCGTGATCTCGTTGACGTTGTCCACGCCCTTTGCACTGGCCGCGCTATTGTCGTGCGCCACGCTGGCAGTGCCACGTTTCGCCCAGGCGGATTGCGTACTGGACGCCGCCAAATATCACAAGGTCAACCCGACGATTCTGTTGGGCATCGCCATTGTCGAAAGCCGGATGCGGGCAAACGCCACCAACGTCAATACCAATGGCTCGACGGATATGGGGATGATGCAAATCAACTCGATCCACTTGCCCGAGTTACAGCGGTATGGGGTGAAGGCGTCGGATCTCTACGACGGTTGCAAAAACGTCTATACCGGCGCCTGGATTCTGCGCAAGCAGATGGACAAATACGGGAACAGTTGGCAGGCGATCGGCTCCTACCATTCGGCGACGCCGACGTTTCGGGACGCCTATGCGCTGCGCGTGCGGAATACTGTGCAATGGCTGATCAAGAACGGCTATGCCTACGCCAGCGACATGCCCAAAAACGCCCGCCCGATAGAAAGCGCGCCGATGAAACGCGCCACGACAAAGACAACGACCGCGACCGCGGACAAGCCGCTCGGCTGA